A part of Crassostrea angulata isolate pt1a10 chromosome 5, ASM2561291v2, whole genome shotgun sequence genomic DNA contains:
- the LOC128183503 gene encoding alpha-(1,3)-fucosyltransferase fut-5-like isoform X1, translated as MRRIQWQYVVLMLGVCLSIHLLGNLVVNNFHQRLNNTDMHKTPPEPKTPLIQNKNSVVSSHYNQEILNTADYKSNSTKNIGILFYNKPSWMSFESTVIDSTRCPNIKQKCTIYTNNKNYEKSKGVIFYGEKLPSKVPEKKNGQVWTFFSIESPFLYSVRLEWKNKFSWTMTYRRDSDFTYFYGKIQKREIPLSRNYSEVYKRKNKTISWAVSNCNSFSKREEYVKKLQKYIGVDVYGKCGKLKCGQRSAGVTDCHKKFAEEYKFYLAVENSICKDYTTEKLFNFFFYDLPMIPIINGPKNAHEYIPKGTYINILDYASPEELAKDLERIGSNETLYSEYLKEKDKYTGSRFRWELVLCPMCSRLQEYSLASSKIIPDINSWIWNDTCIKP; from the coding sequence ATGAGAAGAATACAGTGGCAGTATGTTGTCCTTATGCTTGGAGTATGTCTGTCAATACATCTTCTAGGAAATCTAGTGGTGAATAATTTCCACCAAAGACTCAACAATACGGATATGCATAAAACACCCCCAGAGCCAAAAACCCCACTCATCCAAAACAAGAACAGTGTCGTGTCCAGTCATTACAATCAAGAGATACTTAACACTGCAGATTACAAATCTAATTCCACCAAAAACATCGgtatattattttacaataagCCATCTTGGATGTCTTTCGAGTCAACAGTTATTGATTCAACAAGATGTcccaatataaaacaaaaatgcacAATATATACCAATAACAAGAATTACGAAAAATCAAAGGGAGTTATTTTCTATGGGGAGAAACTTCCTTCAAAAGTCCCAGAGAAAAAGAATGGGCAGGTTTGGACGTTCTTTTCGATTGAATCTCCTTTTCTGTATTCTGTAAGGCTGGagtggaaaaataaattttcatggaCAATGACATATAGACGAGACTCTGACTTCACCTATTTTTACGGAAAAATTCAGAAGCGAGAAATCCCATTGTCCCGAAACTACTCTGAAGtgtacaaaagaaaaaacaagaCCATATCATGGGCTGTAAGCAATTGTAACTCGTTTTCAAAACGTGAGGAATACGTTAAGAAACTCCAGAAGTACATAGGTGTGGATGTATATGGTAAATGTGGAAAACTTAAATGTGGACAGCGGTCGGCGGGTGTAACCGACTGTCACAAAAAGTTCGCGGAAGAATACAAATTCTACCTAGCAGTCGAAAACTCAATATGCAAAGACTACACCACAGAGaaactatttaattttttcttttacgaTCTCCCTATGATTCCCATAATCAATGGACCTAAAAATGCCCATGAATACATACCAAAGGGAACGTACATTAATATACTAGACTACGCATCTCCTGAAGAATTGGCTAAGGATCTAGAAAGAATTGGATCAAACGAAACTCTTTATTCCGAGTATTTAAAGGAGAAGGACAAATATACAGGAAGTAGATTTCGTTGGGAATTAGTTTTATGTCCAATGTGTTCTAGACTTCAGGAATATTCTTTAGCCAGTAGCAAAATTATACCAGATATTAATTCTTGGATTTGGAATGATACTTGTATCAAGCCATAA